A single region of the Streptomyces virginiae genome encodes:
- a CDS encoding efflux RND transporter permease subunit, with protein sequence MSWLSRFSLAQRALVGLVSIVALLFGAIAIPQLKQQLLPSIELPMVSVLAPYQGASPDVVEKQVVEPIEAMLKGVDGLTGITSTASEGNALIMATFDYGDSGTKQLVADVQQAVNRARVRLPAEVDPQVVAGSTDDIPTVILAVTSDKDQQALADQLERSVVPVLSDIEGVGQVTVDGVQDLQVTVTPDNAKLAAAGLDGASLAQGLQAGGAAVPAGSFDEAGKNRTVRVGGGYTSLAQIEELRLSPGPGKQAVRLADVATVKQEPAKAVSITRTNGKPSLALVLTMDKDGSAVAISDAVKDKLPELRTALGAGADLTVVSDQGPAVAKSISSLTTEGMLGLLFAVIVILVFLASLRSTLVTAVSIPLSVVLALIVLWTQDLSLNMLTLGALTIAIGRVVDDSIVVLENIKRHLGYGEEREAAIITAVKEVAGAVTSSTLTTVAVFLPIGLTGGMIGELFGSFSLTVTAALLASLLVSLTVVPVLSYWFLSAPKGVEPGNAESAAKARREAEEKEARSRLQLFYVRVLGFATRRRLTSVAIAVVVLFGTFGMTPLLKTNFFDQGEQEVLTVKQELAPGTSLAASDEASRKIEQVLSSVDGVKSYQVTVGSSGFLAAFGGGTGSNQASYQVSLKDSGKADAVKKGIESKLAALDGIGETRIVAGDGFGSQNLSVVVKAGDGKILAEAAEQVRVEVAKLKNVADVQSDLSQSVPRISVTATPKAAEAGLNQAALGAIVAQAVRGNPAGKAVLDDTERDIVIRSAQPATTLAELQALPVGPVKLGDIAEVKEVPGPVAMTRIDGARAATVTARPLGDNTGAVSAELQTKLKALDLPEGATASIGGVSEDQDEAFGSLGLAMLAAIAIVFMLLVATFRSLIQPLILLVSIPFAATGALGLLIATGTPMGVPAMIGMLMLIGIVVTNAIVLIDLVNQYRAQGLGVVEAVIEGGRHRLRPILMTALATIFALLPMALGVTGEGGFISQPLAVVVIGGLVSSTLLTLLLVPTLYTMVELRKERRRAKRSAKREARLTVVPTPAASEDEVPAKA encoded by the coding sequence ATGTCCTGGCTGTCCCGCTTCAGCCTGGCCCAAAGGGCCCTGGTCGGCCTCGTGTCGATCGTGGCGCTCCTCTTCGGCGCCATAGCCATCCCGCAGCTCAAGCAGCAGCTGCTGCCCTCCATCGAATTGCCGATGGTGTCCGTGCTCGCGCCGTACCAGGGCGCCTCGCCCGACGTGGTCGAGAAGCAGGTCGTCGAACCGATCGAGGCCATGCTCAAGGGTGTCGACGGCCTCACCGGCATCACCTCCACCGCCAGCGAGGGCAACGCCCTCATCATGGCCACCTTCGACTACGGCGACAGCGGCACCAAGCAGCTCGTCGCCGACGTCCAGCAGGCCGTCAACCGGGCCCGCGTGCGGCTGCCCGCCGAGGTCGACCCGCAGGTCGTGGCCGGTTCCACCGACGACATCCCGACCGTCATCCTCGCCGTCACCTCCGACAAGGACCAGCAGGCGCTCGCCGACCAGCTGGAACGTTCCGTCGTGCCCGTCCTCTCGGACATCGAGGGCGTCGGCCAGGTCACCGTCGACGGAGTCCAGGACCTCCAGGTCACCGTCACCCCCGACAACGCCAAGCTCGCGGCCGCCGGCCTCGACGGCGCCTCCCTCGCCCAGGGCCTCCAGGCGGGCGGCGCGGCCGTCCCCGCCGGTTCCTTCGACGAGGCGGGCAAGAACCGCACCGTGCGCGTCGGCGGCGGCTACACCTCCCTCGCCCAGATCGAGGAACTGCGCCTGAGCCCCGGCCCGGGCAAGCAGGCCGTCCGCCTCGCCGACGTCGCCACCGTGAAGCAGGAGCCGGCCAAGGCCGTCTCCATCACCCGCACCAACGGCAAGCCCAGCCTCGCCCTGGTCCTCACCATGGACAAGGACGGCAGCGCCGTCGCCATCTCCGACGCGGTCAAGGACAAGCTCCCCGAGCTGCGCACCGCGCTCGGCGCCGGCGCCGACCTGACCGTCGTCAGCGACCAGGGCCCGGCCGTCGCCAAGTCCATCTCCAGCCTCACCACCGAGGGCATGCTCGGCCTGCTCTTCGCGGTGATCGTGATCCTGGTCTTCCTGGCCTCGCTGCGCTCGACGCTGGTCACGGCGGTCTCCATCCCGCTGTCCGTCGTCCTCGCGCTCATCGTGCTGTGGACCCAGGACCTCTCGCTCAACATGCTGACCCTGGGCGCGCTCACCATCGCCATCGGCCGCGTCGTCGACGACTCGATCGTGGTCCTGGAGAACATCAAGCGCCACCTCGGCTACGGCGAGGAGCGCGAGGCCGCGATCATCACCGCGGTCAAGGAGGTCGCCGGCGCGGTCACCTCCTCCACCCTCACCACCGTCGCCGTCTTCCTGCCGATCGGCCTCACCGGCGGCATGATCGGCGAGCTCTTCGGCTCCTTCTCGCTCACCGTCACCGCGGCCCTGCTGGCCTCGCTGCTCGTCTCGCTGACGGTCGTACCGGTGCTCTCGTACTGGTTCCTGAGCGCACCCAAGGGCGTCGAGCCCGGCAACGCCGAGAGCGCGGCCAAGGCCCGCCGCGAGGCCGAGGAGAAGGAGGCGCGCAGTCGCCTCCAGCTCTTCTACGTCCGCGTCCTGGGCTTCGCCACCCGCCGCCGGCTCACCAGTGTGGCCATCGCGGTGGTCGTCCTCTTCGGCACCTTCGGGATGACCCCGCTGCTGAAGACCAACTTCTTCGACCAGGGCGAGCAGGAAGTCCTGACGGTCAAGCAGGAGCTCGCCCCCGGCACCTCGCTGGCCGCCTCCGACGAGGCGAGCCGCAAGATCGAGCAGGTGCTGTCCTCGGTCGACGGCGTCAAGAGCTACCAGGTCACCGTCGGCTCCTCCGGCTTCCTCGCGGCCTTCGGCGGCGGTACGGGCTCCAACCAGGCCTCGTACCAGGTCAGCCTGAAGGACTCCGGCAAGGCGGACGCCGTCAAGAAGGGCATCGAGAGCAAGCTGGCCGCCCTCGACGGCATCGGTGAGACCCGCATCGTCGCGGGCGACGGCTTCGGCAGCCAGAACCTCAGCGTGGTCGTCAAGGCCGGTGACGGCAAGATCCTCGCCGAGGCCGCCGAGCAGGTCCGCGTCGAGGTCGCCAAGCTCAAGAACGTCGCCGACGTGCAGAGCGACCTGTCCCAGTCCGTGCCCCGCATCTCCGTGACCGCCACCCCCAAGGCGGCCGAGGCCGGCCTGAACCAGGCCGCGCTCGGCGCGATCGTCGCGCAGGCCGTCCGGGGCAACCCGGCGGGCAAGGCCGTGCTCGACGACACCGAGCGGGACATCGTCATCAGGTCCGCGCAGCCGGCCACCACCCTGGCCGAACTGCAGGCGCTCCCGGTCGGCCCGGTCAAGCTCGGCGACATCGCCGAGGTCAAGGAGGTCCCCGGCCCGGTCGCGATGACCCGGATCGACGGCGCCCGCGCCGCGACCGTCACCGCCCGGCCGCTCGGCGACAACACCGGCGCGGTCAGCGCCGAGCTGCAGACCAAGCTCAAGGCCCTGGACCTGCCCGAGGGCGCCACCGCCTCCATCGGCGGCGTCTCCGAGGACCAGGACGAAGCCTTCGGTTCGCTGGGCCTGGCCATGCTCGCGGCCATCGCGATCGTGTTCATGCTGCTCGTGGCGACCTTCCGGTCGCTGATCCAGCCGCTGATCCTGCTGGTGTCCATCCCGTTCGCGGCGACCGGCGCACTCGGCCTGCTCATCGCCACCGGCACCCCGATGGGCGTCCCGGCGATGATCGGCATGCTGATGCTCATCGGCATCGTGGTGACCAACGCGATCGTCCTGATCGACCTGGTCAACCAGTACCGCGCCCAGGGCCTGGGCGTCGTCGAGGCGGTCATCGAGGGCGGCCGGCACCGGCTGCGCCCGATCCTGATGACGGCCCTGGCGACGATCTTCGCGCTGCTGCCGATGGCGCTGGGCGTCACCGGCGAGGGCGGGTTCATCTCGCAGCCGCTCGCGGTCGTGGTGATCGGCGGCCTGGTCAGCTCCACCCTGCTGACGCTGCTGCTGGTGCCGACCCTCTACACGATGGTCGAGCTCCGCAAGGAGCGTCGTCGTGCCAAGCGCTCGGCGAAGCGCGAGGCCCGCCTGACGGTGGTCCCGACCCCCGCCGCCTCGGAGGACGAGGTCCCGGCCAAGGCCTGA
- a CDS encoding response regulator: MDHTATDLPSAAPVRVLLVDDQALLRSAFKVLVDSEPDMEVVGEASDGAQAVELARRTRPDVVLMDIRMPGTDGLAATRMISADPDLADVRVVMLTTFEVDEYVVSALRAGASGFLGKGAEPDELLNAIRVAAAGEALLSPAATKGLIATFLAQGGGTDPAGAAASAGSHAQRLAALTVREREVLVHVAAGLSNDGIAGRLEVSPLTVKTHVNRAMAKLGARDRAQLVVIAYESGLVRPRAE, encoded by the coding sequence GTGGACCACACTGCGACGGACCTGCCCTCCGCCGCGCCCGTCAGGGTGCTGCTCGTCGACGACCAGGCGCTGCTGCGCAGCGCCTTCAAGGTGCTCGTCGACTCCGAACCGGACATGGAAGTCGTCGGGGAGGCCTCCGACGGGGCCCAGGCCGTCGAACTCGCCCGCCGCACGCGCCCCGACGTCGTCCTCATGGACATCCGGATGCCCGGCACCGACGGGCTCGCCGCCACCCGCATGATCAGCGCGGACCCGGACCTGGCCGACGTGCGCGTGGTGATGCTGACGACCTTCGAGGTCGACGAGTACGTGGTCTCGGCCCTGCGGGCCGGCGCCTCCGGCTTCCTCGGCAAGGGCGCCGAGCCGGACGAACTGCTCAACGCCATCCGCGTCGCCGCGGCCGGCGAGGCGCTGCTCTCCCCGGCCGCCACCAAAGGGCTCATCGCCACCTTCCTCGCCCAGGGCGGCGGCACCGACCCCGCCGGCGCCGCGGCCTCGGCCGGGTCGCACGCCCAACGGCTCGCCGCACTGACGGTCCGGGAGCGCGAGGTCCTCGTACACGTGGCGGCGGGACTGTCGAACGACGGGATCGCCGGGCGGCTGGAGGTCAGCCCGCTGACCGTCAAGACCCACGTGAACCGGGCGATGGCCAAGCTCGGCGCCCGCGACCGGGCCCAATTGGTGGTTATTGCCTACGAATCAGGACTGGTCCGCCCACGCGCGGAGTAG
- a CDS encoding adenosylcobinamide-GDP ribazoletransferase encodes MTDSFDGPPQTPPAERASFLDGVRFAFGTLTVLPARITRWDRPAARTGMACAPLAGLAVGVLAALPGVLLLLLGAGPLLAATLTVAGPAALTRALHLDGLADTADGLGSAKPADEALRIMKQSDIGPFGVVTLVIVLLLQVAALSEIYADSWIRGALAAVVAAVSARLAMTLACREGVPAARPGGLGAAVAGVVPRRAAALIAALTVAAAAAAALPMGLPAAGRSAAAVLAALLAAQLLLRRCVRRFDGVTGDVFGALAEVAATTALIVLALG; translated from the coding sequence ATGACAGATTCGTTCGACGGCCCGCCCCAGACGCCGCCCGCGGAACGCGCCTCGTTCCTCGACGGCGTCCGTTTCGCGTTCGGCACCCTCACCGTGCTGCCCGCCCGCATCACCCGCTGGGACCGCCCCGCCGCCCGCACCGGAATGGCCTGCGCCCCGCTCGCCGGACTGGCCGTCGGCGTGCTCGCGGCCCTGCCCGGAGTGCTCCTGCTGCTGCTCGGCGCCGGACCGCTGCTCGCGGCGACCCTCACCGTCGCCGGACCGGCCGCGCTGACCCGGGCCCTGCACCTGGACGGCCTCGCCGACACGGCCGACGGCCTCGGCAGCGCCAAACCGGCCGACGAGGCCCTGCGGATCATGAAACAGTCCGACATCGGCCCCTTCGGCGTCGTGACCCTCGTGATCGTGCTGCTCCTCCAGGTGGCCGCCCTGTCCGAGATCTACGCCGACAGCTGGATCCGGGGCGCCCTCGCCGCCGTCGTCGCCGCCGTGTCGGCCCGCCTCGCCATGACCCTGGCCTGCCGCGAAGGCGTCCCGGCGGCCCGACCCGGGGGACTGGGCGCCGCCGTCGCCGGGGTGGTCCCGCGGCGCGCCGCCGCCCTGATCGCCGCGCTCACCGTCGCCGCGGCCGCGGCCGCCGCCCTGCCCATGGGCCTGCCCGCCGCCGGCCGGAGCGCGGCCGCGGTCCTCGCCGCCCTGCTCGCCGCGCAGCTGCTGCTCCGCCGCTGCGTACGCCGCTTCGACGGGGTCACCGGCGACGTCTTCGGCGCCCTGGCCGAGGTCGCGGCGACCACCGCCCTGATCGTCCTCGCCCTCGGCTGA
- the pspAA gene encoding PspA-associated protein PspAA — protein sequence MIVRIMGEGQVEVADSHFPELNKLDDELLAEMEGGDEDGFRRTLGALLDAVRRLGTPLPDDALEPSELILPAADAGLDEVREMLSDDGLIPG from the coding sequence ATGATTGTCCGCATCATGGGGGAAGGTCAGGTGGAAGTGGCCGACAGCCACTTCCCCGAGCTCAACAAGCTGGACGACGAACTGCTCGCGGAGATGGAGGGCGGTGACGAGGACGGCTTCCGGCGGACGCTGGGCGCGCTGCTCGACGCCGTACGGCGGCTCGGCACGCCGCTCCCGGACGACGCGCTGGAACCGTCCGAGCTGATCCTCCCCGCGGCGGACGCCGGGCTGGACGAGGTCAGGGAGATGCTCAGCGACGACGGCCTGATCCCGGGCTGA
- a CDS encoding PspA/IM30 family protein — translation MSGVMKRMGMIFRAKANKALDRAEDPRETLDYSYQKQLELLQKVRRGVADVATSRKRLELQLNQLQGQSAKLEDQGRKALALGREDLAREALSRRASLQQQVSDLEVQHQTLQGEEEKLTLAAQRLQAKVDAFRTKKETIKATYTAAQAQTRIAESFSGISEEMSDVGLAIQRAEDKTAQLQARAGAIDELLASGALDDQSGLGSKDDIQAELDRLSGGTDVELELQRMKAELAGGPAAQQQAIEGGAQGNGQQPQAPHRFDKQ, via the coding sequence ATGAGCGGTGTCATGAAGCGTATGGGGATGATCTTCCGCGCGAAGGCGAACAAGGCCCTTGACCGGGCCGAGGACCCGCGCGAAACCCTCGACTACTCGTACCAGAAGCAGCTGGAGCTGCTGCAGAAGGTGCGTCGCGGAGTCGCCGACGTGGCGACCTCCCGCAAGCGCCTGGAGCTGCAGCTCAACCAGCTCCAGGGGCAGTCCGCGAAGCTGGAGGACCAGGGCCGCAAGGCCCTCGCCCTGGGCCGCGAGGACCTGGCCCGTGAGGCCCTGTCCCGGCGCGCCTCGCTCCAGCAGCAGGTCAGCGACCTGGAGGTGCAGCACCAGACCCTCCAGGGCGAGGAGGAGAAGCTGACGCTGGCCGCCCAGCGGCTGCAGGCCAAGGTGGACGCCTTCCGCACGAAGAAGGAGACCATCAAGGCCACCTACACGGCGGCCCAGGCGCAGACCCGGATCGCGGAGTCCTTCTCCGGCATCTCCGAGGAGATGAGCGACGTCGGCCTGGCCATCCAGCGCGCCGAGGACAAGACCGCGCAGTTGCAGGCCCGCGCCGGCGCGATCGACGAGCTGCTGGCCTCCGGAGCGCTCGACGACCAGAGCGGCCTCGGCTCCAAGGACGACATCCAGGCCGAGCTCGACCGCCTCTCGGGCGGTACGGACGTGGAGCTGGAGCTCCAGCGCATGAAGGCCGAACTGGCGGGCGGCCCGGCCGCCCAGCAGCAGGCCATCGAGGGCGGCGCCCAGGGCAACGGGCAGCAGCCGCAGGCTCCGCACCGGTTCGACAAGCAGTAG
- a CDS encoding DUF3043 domain-containing protein: MGFVFGSRSSKEEKAAATDKVSADLSQPRDPQAPKGRPTPKRAVAQSQRKAVVASTGNRKEDAKRARERRRTEMAKQREALANGDERYLPTRDKGPVRRFVRDYVDSRYSVAEMFLPLAVVILVLSMVRQPAIQNIALMLWLGVIVLILLDSVGLVFRLRKALVTRFPDEPRRGAIAYGLMRTLQMRRLRLPKPQVKRGERP; encoded by the coding sequence TTGGGTTTTGTGTTTGGTAGCCGCTCCTCCAAGGAAGAGAAGGCCGCCGCCACCGACAAGGTGAGCGCCGACCTCTCGCAGCCCCGTGACCCGCAGGCCCCGAAGGGCCGCCCTACGCCGAAGCGTGCTGTGGCCCAGTCGCAGCGCAAGGCCGTGGTGGCCTCGACCGGCAATCGCAAGGAGGATGCCAAGCGAGCCCGTGAGCGTCGCCGTACCGAGATGGCCAAGCAGCGCGAAGCGCTGGCCAACGGCGACGAGCGTTACCTGCCCACCCGTGACAAGGGTCCCGTGCGCCGGTTCGTCCGCGACTACGTGGACTCCCGCTACTCGGTCGCCGAGATGTTCCTGCCCCTGGCGGTGGTCATCCTGGTGCTGAGCATGGTGCGGCAGCCCGCGATCCAGAACATCGCGCTGATGCTGTGGCTCGGTGTGATCGTCCTGATCCTCCTCGACTCCGTCGGCCTGGTCTTCCGCCTCCGCAAGGCCCTGGTCACGCGGTTCCCGGACGAGCCGCGCCGCGGCGCCATCGCCTACGGCCTCATGCGCACCCTCCAGATGCGCCGGCTCCGTCTCCCGAAGCCCCAGGTCAAGCGTGGGGAACGGCCCTGA
- a CDS encoding class I SAM-dependent methyltransferase — MGGLRNAVRQELVGRQVDEQIAQRFPVGQRLRVLDVGMGQGTQALRLARAGHKVTGLEQDAGMLAVAREALAAEPEGIRDRVTLLEGDGRETGAHFLPGSFDVVLCHGVLMYVPEPDAMLAGLARMLAPGGLLSLLVRNGDALAMRPGLDGDWKGALAAFDSTDYTNRLGLDVRADRLAGLTATLSGIGAPLQSWYGVRVFTDGTEAGEVLPPDEELERLLAAEDRAGRIDPYRGVAALLHLCGVRG, encoded by the coding sequence CTGGGCGGACTGCGTAACGCGGTCCGGCAGGAGCTCGTGGGCCGACAGGTCGACGAGCAGATCGCGCAGCGCTTCCCGGTCGGGCAGCGGCTGCGCGTGCTCGACGTCGGCATGGGCCAGGGCACGCAGGCACTGCGGCTGGCCCGCGCCGGGCACAAGGTGACGGGCCTGGAGCAGGACGCCGGGATGCTGGCCGTCGCCCGTGAGGCGCTGGCCGCGGAGCCCGAAGGGATCCGTGACCGGGTCACCCTCCTGGAAGGGGACGGGCGCGAGACCGGCGCCCATTTCCTGCCGGGCAGCTTCGACGTGGTGCTGTGCCACGGGGTACTGATGTACGTGCCCGAACCGGACGCGATGCTGGCCGGGCTGGCCCGGATGCTGGCCCCCGGCGGACTGCTGTCCCTGCTGGTGCGCAACGGCGACGCGCTCGCCATGCGGCCGGGCCTGGACGGTGACTGGAAGGGCGCGCTGGCCGCGTTCGACTCCACCGACTACACGAACCGGCTCGGCCTGGACGTCCGCGCCGACCGGCTGGCCGGACTGACGGCCACCCTGTCGGGGATCGGTGCGCCGCTGCAGTCCTGGTACGGCGTCCGCGTCTTCACCGACGGCACCGAGGCGGGCGAGGTCCTCCCGCCCGACGAGGAGCTGGAGCGGCTGCTGGCCGCCGAGGACCGCGCCGGGCGGATCGACCCCTACCGGGGTGTGGCCGCGCTGCTGCACCTGTGCGGGGTCCGGGGCTGA
- a CDS encoding bifunctional adenosylcobinamide kinase/adenosylcobinamide-phosphate guanylyltransferase encodes MELTLLGTGTPEGLPRPGCPCAACAVSVGTRSRAATAVLVDGALLLDLTPGAVLAGARAGHSLAGVRQVLLTHPHDGPAVELPPGLPAAGRVPDGRELAVISGHRVRAVPMDAPGTGYEVTGPDGVRLLYLPPGGAPAGVADRAGQRPYDMVLMDVLGRPEALARLRASGAVGPGTDVIAVHLDHDIPPGRELERRCAAAGARAVPDGTTVIVGEYAVVPDLPRRTLVLGGARSGKSVEAERRLESFPEVVYVATGGTRDGDAEWAQRVGLHRERRPASWRTVETCELVPLLAADGPALLIDCLALWLTDAMDRAGAWDDEVWAKGGRQQLAERTAELVAAVRATRRPVVLVSNEVGSGVVPATSSGRRFRDELGRLNAAVAGECEHVLLVVAGLVTVLKE; translated from the coding sequence GTGGAACTCACTCTGCTCGGCACCGGAACACCCGAGGGGCTGCCCCGCCCCGGCTGCCCCTGTGCGGCCTGCGCCGTGTCCGTCGGCACGCGCTCCCGCGCCGCCACGGCCGTGCTCGTCGACGGGGCGCTGCTGCTGGACCTGACCCCCGGGGCGGTGCTGGCGGGCGCCCGGGCCGGGCATTCCCTGGCCGGGGTACGGCAGGTGCTGCTGACCCACCCGCACGACGGGCCCGCGGTCGAGCTGCCGCCCGGCCTGCCGGCCGCCGGGCGGGTCCCGGACGGGCGGGAGCTCGCGGTGATCTCCGGGCACCGGGTGCGGGCGGTGCCGATGGACGCGCCGGGCACCGGGTACGAGGTGACCGGCCCGGACGGCGTCCGGCTGCTGTACCTGCCGCCGGGCGGGGCCCCGGCCGGGGTCGCCGACCGGGCCGGGCAGCGCCCGTACGACATGGTCCTCATGGACGTGCTGGGCCGGCCCGAGGCGTTGGCGCGGCTGCGGGCGAGCGGCGCCGTCGGCCCCGGCACGGACGTGATCGCCGTCCACCTGGACCACGACATTCCGCCGGGCCGGGAGCTGGAGCGCCGGTGCGCGGCCGCCGGGGCGCGGGCGGTGCCGGACGGGACGACCGTGATCGTCGGGGAGTACGCGGTGGTGCCGGACCTGCCGCGCCGGACGTTGGTGCTGGGCGGGGCCCGCTCCGGGAAGTCCGTGGAGGCGGAGCGGCGGCTGGAGTCCTTCCCCGAGGTGGTCTACGTGGCCACCGGAGGCACCCGGGACGGCGACGCGGAATGGGCCCAGCGGGTCGGCCTGCACCGGGAGCGCCGGCCGGCGAGCTGGCGGACGGTGGAGACGTGCGAGTTGGTACCGCTGCTGGCCGCCGACGGGCCGGCGCTGCTGATCGACTGCCTGGCGTTGTGGCTGACGGACGCGATGGACCGGGCCGGGGCCTGGGACGACGAGGTGTGGGCCAAGGGCGGGCGGCAGCAACTCGCCGAGCGGACCGCCGAACTGGTGGCGGCCGTCCGCGCGACCCGCCGTCCGGTGGTGCTGGTCAGCAACGAGGTCGGCTCGGGCGTCGTCCCGGCGACCTCCTCGGGCCGTCGCTTCCGGGACGAGCTGGGTCGGCTGAACGCGGCCGTCGCGGGCGAGTGCGAGCACGTGCTCCTCGTCGTCGCGGGCCTGGTGACCGTACTCAAGGAGTAG
- the cobT gene encoding nicotinate-nucleotide--dimethylbenzimidazole phosphoribosyltransferase, with product MSTLNLDDFSDLIERPDGGVRRDAEERRERLAVPPGALGRLDELAEWLAAAQGRVPVRPIERPRVVLFAADHGIAAAGVSARAASTGHELVRAVLDGASPVAVLAGRLGATIRIVDAGLDCDPELLPADVVGHRVRRGSGRIDVEDALTVEEAEAALRLGMRIADEEADSGTDLVVLGDLSVGGTTVAATLVAALCGTDASVVTGRGGLPIDDLAWMRKCAAIRDALRRARPVLGDQVALLAAVGGADVAAITGFLLQCAVRRTPVILDGVVSAACGLVAQRAAFRAPDWWLAGQASGEPGQAKALDRMALNPVLDHGVTVGEGTGALLALPLVQAAAALAAELPERAAEEPTE from the coding sequence ATGAGCACGCTGAATCTCGACGACTTCTCCGATCTGATCGAGCGCCCCGACGGGGGCGTCCGGCGTGACGCCGAGGAACGCCGTGAGCGCCTCGCCGTCCCGCCCGGCGCGCTGGGCCGGCTCGACGAACTCGCCGAGTGGCTCGCCGCCGCGCAGGGTCGGGTTCCGGTCCGGCCGATCGAACGCCCGCGCGTGGTGCTGTTCGCCGCCGACCACGGGATCGCCGCCGCGGGCGTCTCCGCCCGGGCCGCGTCCACCGGCCACGAACTGGTGCGGGCCGTCCTGGACGGCGCCAGCCCCGTCGCCGTCCTGGCCGGCCGGCTCGGCGCCACCATACGGATCGTCGACGCCGGGCTCGACTGCGACCCCGAACTGCTCCCCGCGGACGTGGTCGGGCACCGGGTCCGACGGGGCAGCGGCCGGATCGACGTGGAGGACGCGCTCACCGTCGAGGAGGCCGAGGCCGCGCTGCGGCTCGGAATGCGGATCGCCGACGAGGAGGCCGACTCCGGGACGGACCTGGTCGTCCTCGGTGACCTCAGCGTCGGCGGCACCACGGTCGCCGCGACCCTCGTCGCCGCGCTGTGCGGAACCGACGCCTCGGTGGTCACCGGCCGCGGCGGCCTGCCCATCGACGACCTGGCCTGGATGCGCAAGTGTGCCGCGATCCGCGACGCGCTGCGCCGGGCCCGCCCGGTCCTCGGCGACCAGGTGGCGCTGCTCGCCGCGGTCGGCGGTGCGGACGTGGCCGCCATCACCGGATTCCTCCTCCAGTGCGCGGTGCGCCGTACCCCCGTCATCCTTGACGGTGTCGTTTCGGCCGCGTGCGGGCTGGTGGCCCAGCGGGCCGCGTTCCGGGCTCCTGACTGGTGGCTGGCCGGACAGGCCAGCGGCGAGCCGGGCCAGGCGAAGGCACTTGACCGAATGGCGCTCAACCCCGTGCTCGATCACGGCGTCACAGTAGGTGAAGGCACCGGGGCATTGCTGGCTCTCCCCCTCGTCCAGGCGGCCGCCGCACTCGCGGCGGAACTCCCGGAGCGGGCGGCGGAGGAGCCGACGGAATGA